TTCGGCGCGACCTCTACTACAAGCTCTCGGTCGTTCCCATCCAGGTCCCGCCCCTCCGCCACCGCCGCGAGGACGTCCTCCCCTTGGCCAATCACTTTTTAGCCAACTACTCGAAGATTCACCCCAACGCCCCCAAGGAGATCGATAAATATGCCAGCGAACTGCTCCAGACCTACTCCTGGTCCGGCAACGTAGGCGAACTCCAAAACGCCATCGAACGCGCCTCCGCCCTCTCGGATGGCAAACGCATCCGCCCAGCGGATCTCCCGCCCAAAGTCACCCAAAAGGTCGAGGTCAGCGACGACGAGAACGCGGCCCTCAAGCACCAGCTCCCCATTGGCCAACCCCTCTCGAACTTCACCAAGAAAATGGAGAAGCTCTTCATCCAAGAGACCCTCAAATACAACGAAGGCTCCCGCGAAAAGACCGCTTCCATGCTCGACGTCAGCATCGCCACCCTCTACCGCAAGATGGGCATCAAGCTGGAGAAGGAAAAGAAGTAAGTCTCAAGCTGCCCCACAAACGGGTGGGAGGACGAGACGCTTCCTGCAGTGCCGCGAAGGAGTTGGTAGAAAGGCCGGTCGATACGAGGCTGAATCGAGCCCGCTCACTCTCCCGAGCCCTCTTGACCGCGAATCCAATCACAAGTCGTGAGCCTGGGAACCCGCGCCAAGTGCTTGGTGTTTCCCGTCACCACCGTGAAGTCCAAGGCGCGAGCGATGGAAGCGATCCAAAGATCGGCATCCGGGATCAATCGGCCCGCCCGTCTGAGCTGCGCTTTGAGCGCCCCAAAAAACTGAGCCCCGTGGCGTCCGATTGGGACCACCGGAAGCGTTTTCAGAAATTGGTCCACCTCCGCTTTGTGCTTGGGCGGATCCTGTGAATTGGCCGCCCCGAAGTAAAGCTCGCTGGCGGTGATTTCAGAAGTCAGCACGTCGGCGTAGATACCACGCCGTTTCTGAATGACTCGCCGATTTCCCCGGAGGATTTCGATGCAGGTGTCGGTGTCCAGAAGGTATCCCCGAGTCGCCGTCCGCGCTACCATGTCAGGTCTTGGTCACGACCTCCAGAGCGCGCCTCGTAGAGCGCCGCGATTTCCTCCTCGACTGGCAAGCCCGTGTTCCAGTCCCCCGTGAGCTTTTCCCAAGCATCCGCTTGGTAGCCCGCCTTTTCCTCGACCGAAGAGGCCGTCACCCCTCCTTCCGAATTCGAGACACTGAGATGCAAGCGATGGAGAATCTCTCCAGAGAGACTTCGATGATTGCGCACCGCGGCCGATTTGAGTGCCTCCACCAAGTCCTCCGGCACCGCCTTCAATGTGACCGCTTTCATACACCAAAATTACACCATAATACCACCTATAAACAACTATTTTCCCTAAAAATTCCAT
The sequence above is a segment of the Verrucomicrobiota bacterium genome. Coding sequences within it:
- a CDS encoding type II toxin-antitoxin system VapC family toxin: MVARTATRGYLLDTDTCIEILRGNRRVIQKRRGIYADVLTSEITASELYFGAANSQDPPKHKAEVDQFLKTLPVVPIGRHGAQFFGALKAQLRRAGRLIPDADLWIASIARALDFTVVTGNTKHLARVPRLTTCDWIRGQEGSGE
- a CDS encoding Arc family DNA-binding protein, with product MKAVTLKAVPEDLVEALKSAAVRNHRSLSGEILHRLHLSVSNSEGGVTASSVEEKAGYQADAWEKLTGDWNTGLPVEEEIAALYEARSGGRDQDLTW